From one Lycium ferocissimum isolate CSIRO_LF1 chromosome 5, AGI_CSIRO_Lferr_CH_V1, whole genome shotgun sequence genomic stretch:
- the LOC132057907 gene encoding uncharacterized protein LOC132057907 produces MAHSTIIAIASMQEQAIVNVGHAQTQYDENPTDDNLKRLNDAMIAQISSDAEDENGEEAEGGQANTESGDETGAGAEKKDEHDDSEGADAEKKDEDDDSEGADAEDSEDKDD; encoded by the exons ATGGCACATTCAACGATAATTGCAATAGCATCTATGCAGGAACAGGCAATAGTGAATGTTGGCCACGCACAAACTCAATATGATGAGAACCCTACAGATGATAATCTTAAACGTCTTAACGACGCTATGATAGCTCAGATAAGC TCTGATGCTGAGGACGAGAATGGTGAAGAAGCTGAGGGCGGGCAGGCAAATACTGAGAGTGGAGATGAGACTGGAGCAGGTGCTGAGAAGAAAGATGAGCATGATGATTCTGAGGGAGCAGATGCTGAGAAGAaagatgaggatgatgattcTGAGGGAGCAGATGCTGAGGATTCAGAGGA